The following coding sequences lie in one Steroidobacter denitrificans genomic window:
- the fliK gene encoding flagellar hook-length control protein FliK, which produces MRVELLNFRGMGAGSSPSLLSEWRVGAIVQAVAVRDSTQQQLWLDIGAQRHPARIASGDMTGPRHGETLQLRVLRNSPVLALETLSSSASSEADFMTDALRKYVPRQESPALLLANLAWLAQGKGGTQGLPREVTLAATGLWQALPETAKLGDPAALRDALVRSGVFLEAHLAAGANAALRSDLKALLLSLVRTLQLQGARASAAGPGTGTHFPLPASGGPLTPLPAAPASLALLDTPAPQLNELARHAEGALARLMTTQIANYAAGTPTQPILIELPVRHEERAYVLRLRIEHDGAPACPAHEGPGTLGERSGRPNEDSPDECAAQSWSVEAALDLGTAGGLHAKVTLDGRRIGVQLRAESPAVVEALSARAGELEAALREAGLDIDRIMCLHGLPAGDPRTRTVRLLDVKA; this is translated from the coding sequence ATGCGTGTCGAGCTGTTGAATTTTCGCGGGATGGGAGCCGGCTCCAGTCCCAGCCTGCTGTCGGAATGGCGCGTCGGCGCCATCGTCCAGGCCGTTGCCGTGCGCGATTCCACCCAGCAGCAGCTGTGGCTGGACATCGGTGCACAGCGTCATCCGGCACGCATCGCCTCCGGCGATATGACCGGCCCTCGTCACGGCGAAACCCTGCAGCTGCGTGTACTGCGCAATAGCCCGGTGCTTGCACTGGAGACGCTCTCATCTTCCGCCTCGAGCGAAGCCGACTTCATGACGGATGCATTGCGCAAATATGTACCGCGCCAGGAAAGCCCGGCGCTGCTGCTGGCGAACCTGGCATGGCTCGCACAGGGCAAGGGCGGCACTCAAGGCCTGCCGCGGGAAGTGACGCTGGCGGCAACCGGCTTGTGGCAGGCGCTGCCGGAGACGGCCAAGCTCGGCGATCCCGCAGCGCTGCGCGACGCCCTGGTCCGCTCAGGCGTATTCCTGGAGGCGCACCTGGCCGCCGGCGCAAACGCGGCGCTGCGCTCGGACCTGAAGGCACTGCTGCTGTCGCTGGTGCGTACACTGCAGTTGCAAGGCGCGCGTGCATCGGCTGCCGGTCCCGGCACTGGGACGCATTTCCCGCTGCCGGCCTCGGGAGGCCCCCTGACTCCCTTGCCTGCCGCTCCTGCCAGTCTTGCCTTGCTCGATACGCCTGCGCCGCAGCTCAACGAACTGGCGCGGCATGCCGAGGGCGCTCTGGCGCGCCTGATGACGACCCAGATCGCCAACTACGCCGCGGGTACGCCGACACAGCCCATCCTGATCGAACTTCCCGTGCGGCACGAGGAACGAGCCTATGTGCTGCGCCTGCGCATCGAGCACGACGGCGCACCGGCGTGTCCGGCTCACGAAGGCCCCGGCACATTGGGCGAGCGATCCGGCAGACCGAACGAGGATTCACCGGATGAATGCGCCGCGCAGAGCTGGAGTGTCGAGGCCGCGCTGGATCTGGGCACGGCGGGTGGATTGCATGCCAAGGTGACGCTTGACGGCCGGCGTATCGGCGTGCAGCTGCGAGCCGAATCGCCGGCCGTCGTGGAAGCGTTGTCCGCACGTGCGGGCGAACTCGAAGCTGCACTGCGAGAGGCCGGACTGGATATCGACAGGATCATGTGTCTGCACGGCCTGCCCGCCGGCGATCCTCGCACACGTACCGTGCGGTTACTGGATGTGAAGGCATGA
- the cheY gene encoding chemotaxis response regulator CheY, whose product MKFLVVDDFSTMRRIIKNLLNDLGYANVAEADDGQTALPMLKSGQFDFLVTDWNMPGMPGLDLLKAVRADPQLAKLPVLMLTAEAKREQIIEAAQAGVNGYVIKPFTAVTLKEKIDKILEQRAA is encoded by the coding sequence ATGAAGTTTCTGGTGGTCGACGATTTCTCGACCATGCGCCGCATCATCAAGAATCTGCTGAACGACCTTGGCTATGCGAACGTTGCGGAAGCCGACGACGGACAGACGGCGCTGCCGATGCTGAAGTCCGGCCAGTTCGACTTCCTGGTCACCGATTGGAACATGCCGGGCATGCCTGGCCTGGACCTGCTCAAGGCGGTTCGCGCCGATCCGCAACTCGCCAAGCTTCCGGTGCTGATGCTGACGGCCGAGGCCAAGCGGGAGCAGATCATCGAAGCGGCGCAGGCGGGCGTGAACGGCTATGTCATCAAGCCGTTCACGGCAGTCACGCTCAAGGAGAAGATCGACAAGATCCTTGAACAGCGTGCGGCATGA
- a CDS encoding EscU/YscU/HrcU family type III secretion system export apparatus switch protein yields the protein MNERPRPPLAVALHYNRCGAPRVVAKGGGALAQRIIDTAREHDVPLQQDSALACALSRVELGNEIPRELYVAVAQVLAFAWNVTGKRDVG from the coding sequence ATGAATGAGCGTCCCCGCCCACCGCTTGCCGTCGCATTGCACTACAACCGCTGCGGCGCGCCGCGCGTGGTGGCCAAGGGCGGCGGCGCGCTGGCGCAACGTATCATCGACACGGCACGCGAGCATGACGTGCCCTTGCAACAGGACAGCGCACTGGCCTGCGCATTGTCGCGTGTCGAATTGGGCAACGAGATTCCGCGCGAACTCTATGTCGCCGTCGCCCAGGTATTGGCGTTCGCCTGGAATGTCACCGGGAAACGCGACGTCGGCTGA
- a CDS encoding protein phosphatase CheZ, translated as MNPTTNPAIAALREEYGAGVAALTGALEAGDELQFLMELDALVQRRERMLFDELRKLTGGLQSALDTFRVDSRLMDLAQKEVPDAHHRLDHVLKLTEEAAHRTMDLVERSGPLAERTVREATQIVESWKRFRARNIAVDEFRSLTLRMDEFLETTRTDIELVRSNLSEVLLAQGYQDLTGQIIRGVMKLVRELEVALGNLVQLSGTHTTQPAAVLSDETRRGFGPAIPGIDRGPAVSGQQDVDALLSGLGM; from the coding sequence ATGAATCCAACCACCAACCCGGCTATCGCCGCTCTGCGCGAGGAATACGGCGCCGGCGTCGCCGCGCTCACCGGTGCCCTGGAGGCGGGCGATGAGCTGCAGTTCCTGATGGAGCTGGATGCGCTCGTGCAGCGCCGTGAACGTATGCTGTTCGATGAACTGCGCAAGCTGACCGGCGGCCTGCAGTCGGCCCTGGACACCTTTCGTGTCGACTCGCGGCTGATGGATCTGGCGCAGAAGGAGGTTCCGGATGCACATCATCGTCTGGATCATGTCCTCAAGTTGACGGAGGAGGCGGCTCATCGAACCATGGATCTGGTCGAACGCTCCGGACCGCTGGCCGAACGCACCGTGCGCGAGGCAACACAGATCGTCGAATCATGGAAACGCTTTCGTGCGCGCAACATCGCCGTGGATGAATTTCGCAGCCTGACCCTGCGCATGGATGAATTCCTGGAGACAACCCGAACCGATATCGAACTGGTGCGCAGCAACTTGTCCGAAGTATTGCTGGCGCAGGGATATCAGGATCTCACCGGACAGATCATCCGTGGCGTCATGAAGCTGGTGCGCGAACTGGAAGTGGCCTTGGGGAATCTGGTGCAGCTGTCCGGTACCCACACGACCCAACCCGCAGCGGTGCTGTCCGATGAGACACGCCGCGGCTTCGGACCGGCGATCCCGGGTATCGACCGCGGTCCGGCGGTCAGTGGGCAGCAGGACGTGGATGCGCTGTTGTCGGGATTGGGGATGTAG
- a CDS encoding DUF2802 domain-containing protein, with the protein MFEILPNPSLETMALAARAILLAGAFWVFALAFARWRRADERQTRALQDRFEQAFSELRSLHETVSVMNARIEALGERTESQVRLAPATITSAQRGYDLAARLVRNGATAEELVASCGITRHEAELLARLHAAKTRESLASDAEMGHMNAKMSGPASAAAASRKRGSLLSVVS; encoded by the coding sequence ATGTTCGAAATTCTGCCGAATCCGTCGCTGGAAACGATGGCGCTGGCCGCCCGCGCCATCCTGCTGGCGGGTGCTTTCTGGGTGTTCGCCCTGGCGTTTGCGCGCTGGCGACGGGCCGACGAGCGCCAGACACGCGCGTTGCAAGATCGATTCGAACAGGCGTTTTCCGAATTACGCAGCCTGCACGAGACGGTCAGCGTCATGAATGCGCGCATCGAGGCCTTGGGCGAGCGCACCGAGTCGCAGGTCCGGCTGGCGCCAGCCACGATCACCTCGGCGCAGCGCGGCTATGATCTTGCGGCACGGTTGGTCCGCAACGGCGCCACGGCCGAGGAACTCGTCGCCAGCTGCGGAATCACCCGGCATGAGGCGGAACTGCTGGCGCGCCTGCATGCCGCCAAGACGCGGGAATCCCTCGCGTCCGATGCGGAAATGGGGCACATGAATGCGAAGATGTCCGGTCCAGCCAGCGCCGCTGCGGCCAGCCGCAAGCGCGGTTCCTTGTTGAGCGTGGTCAGCTAG
- a CDS encoding STAS domain-containing protein: MKTTKRKNRSTAPARVKDAAHAPGTAASGAHVVLAGHCCVKDAAALKQSLCDFVAEPALVMLDAHAVERIDTAAIQLLCAFARERAGQGYPIAWSGDTAIVREAAAVLGVEPLLSLPPMDAAMTVSASKESAQQPAMNSQP; this comes from the coding sequence ATGAAGACGACGAAAAGAAAGAACCGTTCCACTGCGCCGGCTCGCGTCAAGGACGCGGCACACGCGCCGGGGACGGCCGCGTCGGGCGCGCATGTCGTGCTGGCCGGCCATTGCTGCGTAAAAGACGCGGCCGCCTTGAAACAATCCTTGTGCGACTTCGTCGCCGAACCCGCTCTCGTCATGCTCGATGCACATGCCGTGGAACGGATCGATACGGCCGCCATACAGCTGTTGTGCGCCTTTGCACGCGAACGTGCCGGGCAGGGCTACCCGATCGCTTGGTCAGGCGACACGGCGATCGTGCGCGAGGCGGCCGCCGTACTCGGCGTCGAGCCCTTGCTATCGTTACCGCCGATGGACGCTGCGATGACGGTTTCGGCATCCAAGGAATCGGCTCAACAGCCAGCCATGAACAGTCAGCCATGA
- the flhF gene encoding flagellar biosynthesis protein FlhF, with protein sequence MKIKQYRAADMRQALRLVKEAQGPDAVILSSRRIAGGVEIVAAVDYDCEAPQAPVQAASQAWEARSDARAEVRAGACANPREADVQALHRGAPAAADVMDEFRDDSRDDFRDDFRAEIAAGEGAGVDVNEELRNLRRMLETQLATLAWNDLSRRAPIQTELLKQLSVLGIAHDLAGELVSQLPSRLELAEAYRLALALMARRIEVVPERWVESGGIVAMVGATGVGKTTLLAKLAARWVMRHGPRELALVTTDSVRIGAQEQLHTLGRLLGVPAYAIDGPAELPELLDHLGSKRLVLIDTAGLSQRDPRLGNELDLLARAGDRLETALVISAAAQAGAIEEAVAQFAAARPVSCTLTKLDEAASLGGALSMLMRSGLPLAYLSDGQRVPEDLHPARAHRLIARAVELSRSAGASADEDLLSRRFGAVAHALA encoded by the coding sequence TATCGAGCTGCCGATATGCGCCAGGCGCTGCGTCTGGTGAAGGAGGCGCAGGGCCCGGATGCCGTGATTCTGTCCAGCCGCAGGATCGCCGGGGGCGTGGAGATCGTGGCGGCCGTCGACTATGACTGCGAGGCGCCGCAGGCCCCTGTTCAAGCAGCGAGTCAGGCTTGGGAGGCGCGGAGCGATGCCCGCGCCGAGGTTCGGGCAGGCGCCTGTGCGAATCCTCGCGAGGCGGACGTCCAGGCGTTGCATCGCGGTGCGCCGGCCGCCGCGGATGTCATGGATGAATTCAGGGACGATTCCAGGGACGATTTCAGGGACGATTTCAGGGCCGAGATCGCCGCCGGCGAAGGCGCCGGTGTCGATGTCAACGAGGAACTGCGCAACCTGCGGCGCATGCTGGAGACGCAGCTGGCCACCCTGGCCTGGAACGATTTGTCGCGCCGCGCGCCCATCCAGACCGAATTGCTGAAGCAGCTCAGCGTGCTGGGTATCGCCCACGATCTGGCCGGCGAGCTGGTCAGTCAACTGCCGTCCAGGCTGGAGCTGGCCGAGGCCTATCGTCTGGCGCTGGCGCTCATGGCCCGGCGCATCGAGGTCGTCCCGGAGCGCTGGGTGGAATCCGGCGGCATCGTTGCCATGGTAGGCGCGACCGGTGTGGGCAAGACGACCTTGCTGGCCAAGCTCGCGGCGCGATGGGTCATGCGGCATGGACCGCGCGAACTGGCGCTGGTGACGACCGACTCGGTGCGCATCGGCGCCCAGGAGCAGCTGCATACCTTGGGGCGCCTGCTGGGCGTACCCGCCTACGCCATCGACGGCCCGGCCGAACTGCCTGAACTACTGGATCATCTCGGCAGCAAGCGTCTGGTGTTGATCGATACGGCGGGGCTGAGTCAGCGCGATCCGCGCCTGGGGAATGAACTCGACCTGCTGGCGCGCGCCGGCGATCGCCTGGAAACCGCCCTGGTGATCAGTGCCGCTGCACAGGCGGGTGCAATCGAGGAAGCGGTTGCGCAATTTGCCGCCGCGCGGCCTGTCAGCTGCACGCTCACCAAGCTCGACGAGGCGGCCAGCCTGGGCGGCGCCTTGTCGATGCTGATGCGTTCCGGCCTGCCGCTGGCCTATCTCAGCGACGGTCAACGCGTGCCGGAGGACCTGCATCCGGCACGCGCCCATCGATTGATCGCGCGCGCCGTGGAATTGTCGCGCAGCGCCGGTGCAAGCGCGGATGAAGACTTGTTGAGCCGGCGCTTCGGGGCGGTGGCGCATGCGCTGGCATGA
- a CDS encoding response regulator, producing MTHILAVDDSPSMRDMVRIALTDAGFDLTQAASGQEALELARQTSFDLVLSDVNMPEMNGIELIRALRAESSYRHTPILMLTTESSVERKREGKEAGATGWIVKPFDPAQLVATMHRVLR from the coding sequence ATGACGCACATCCTTGCCGTTGATGATTCGCCGTCGATGCGCGACATGGTGCGCATCGCGCTGACTGATGCGGGTTTCGATCTGACTCAGGCGGCCAGCGGTCAGGAGGCGCTCGAACTGGCGCGGCAGACATCGTTCGATCTGGTGCTGTCCGACGTCAATATGCCTGAGATGAACGGCATCGAGCTGATCCGGGCGCTGCGCGCCGAATCATCCTACCGGCATACACCCATCCTGATGCTCACGACCGAGAGTTCGGTGGAGCGCAAGCGAGAGGGCAAGGAGGCAGGCGCCACCGGATGGATCGTCAAGCCCTTCGACCCGGCGCAACTGGTTGCGACGATGCACCGCGTGCTGAGGTAG
- a CDS encoding MinD/ParA family ATP-binding protein, with translation MKSMQTSGLRRAASSGPVQVIAVTGGKGGVGKTSVAVNLATTLASLGRRAMLLDGDLGLANVDVFLGLSPRYTMAHVLNGERTLEEIILEAPHGLQIVPGASGVADLANLSAVGHLGVVQAFSALSTRVDTLIVDTSAGISHSVMQFSQAAQHVLLVVCDEPASMTDAYALAKVLSRNHGVSKFHVLANMARSPGEGVALFDKLQRVTSRFLDITLEYIGEIPDDPYLRRSIREQRPVVVAFPACPAARAFKKLALKADKWPVPDCPRGNLEFFVERLVQRPAPRLEVVR, from the coding sequence ATGAAAAGTATGCAGACATCAGGACTGCGTCGCGCCGCCAGCTCCGGGCCGGTGCAGGTCATTGCCGTGACCGGCGGCAAGGGGGGCGTCGGCAAGACCAGCGTGGCGGTGAACCTGGCGACCACGCTGGCGTCACTGGGGCGCCGCGCCATGCTGCTCGACGGTGATCTGGGACTGGCGAACGTCGATGTGTTTCTGGGCCTGTCGCCGCGCTACACCATGGCCCATGTGCTCAACGGCGAACGTACGCTGGAGGAAATCATCCTGGAGGCACCTCATGGCTTGCAGATCGTGCCGGGTGCTTCAGGCGTGGCCGATCTCGCCAACCTTTCCGCCGTCGGCCACCTGGGGGTGGTGCAGGCCTTCAGCGCCTTGAGCACGCGGGTCGATACCTTGATCGTGGATACCTCCGCGGGCATTTCCCACAGCGTCATGCAATTTTCGCAGGCTGCCCAGCATGTGCTGCTGGTGGTCTGCGACGAGCCGGCCTCGATGACCGATGCCTACGCGCTCGCCAAGGTGCTCAGCCGCAATCATGGCGTGAGCAAATTCCATGTGCTGGCCAACATGGCGCGCTCGCCGGGGGAGGGGGTGGCGCTGTTCGACAAGCTGCAGCGGGTGACCAGTCGCTTCCTGGATATCACCTTGGAATACATCGGGGAGATCCCGGACGACCCCTATCTGCGGCGCTCGATCCGTGAACAACGTCCGGTTGTCGTCGCCTTCCCGGCCTGTCCGGCAGCGCGCGCATTCAAGAAATTGGCGCTCAAGGCCGATAAATGGCCTGTACCGGATTGTCCTCGTGGAAACCTGGAATTTTTCGTGGAACGGCTGGTGCAGCGCCCGGCGCCTCGGCTCGAGGTCGTGCGATGA
- a CDS encoding RNA polymerase sigma factor FliA, translated as MSGLRAYQAHPAQGANSEALVLRHAELVKRIAYHLAGRLPASVEVSDLIQAGMIGLLEASANYASDRGASFETYAGIRIRGAMLDALRKLDWAPRSVHRKARAAAAAIQEFEAEFGREARDIEVAGRMGVPVEEYHRIARDAASCRVASLDEVSGDEDSLLGRVEDERADPFRDASEQGFRQALAEAVGQLPERERLVMSMYYDDELNLKEIGLVLNVTESRVCQLHGQALLRLKARLADWRDRDPARP; from the coding sequence ATGAGCGGGCTGCGCGCCTATCAGGCGCATCCCGCGCAAGGTGCCAATTCCGAGGCATTGGTGCTGCGCCATGCGGAACTGGTGAAGCGTATCGCCTACCACCTTGCGGGCCGATTGCCGGCTTCGGTGGAAGTCTCGGATCTGATCCAGGCGGGCATGATCGGCCTGCTGGAGGCGTCGGCCAACTATGCCTCGGATCGCGGCGCGAGTTTCGAGACATATGCCGGCATACGCATACGCGGGGCGATGCTCGATGCGCTGCGCAAGCTCGACTGGGCGCCGCGTTCGGTGCATCGCAAGGCCCGGGCCGCCGCCGCGGCGATACAGGAGTTCGAGGCGGAATTCGGCCGCGAGGCGCGCGATATCGAGGTGGCCGGGCGCATGGGTGTACCGGTAGAGGAGTATCACCGAATTGCGCGCGATGCGGCCAGCTGCCGCGTCGCGAGTCTGGACGAGGTCAGCGGCGATGAGGACTCGCTGCTGGGCAGGGTGGAGGATGAGCGTGCGGATCCCTTCCGGGATGCGAGCGAGCAAGGATTTCGCCAGGCGCTGGCCGAGGCAGTCGGTCAGTTGCCGGAACGAGAGCGGCTGGTGATGTCGATGTACTACGACGATGAACTGAATCTCAAGGAAATCGGCTTGGTGCTGAACGTAACGGAGTCGCGCGTCTGCCAGTTGCATGGCCAGGCGCTGCTGCGCCTGAAGGCACGTCTCGCGGATTGGCGGGATCGGGATCCGGCGCGTCCGTGA
- the motD gene encoding flagellar motor protein MotD, with translation MARRHKHEEHVNHEAWAIPYGDLITLLLAFFVVMYAMSSVNEGKYRILSDSLVAAFRGSPRTFAPVQAGEKQVGSGADIRMSIVQQAMLEGQPRQMLEPMPRLAGEAERQDAGNVADKSYAAEALHSKAAMQELETVAQEVERAMADMIREKLIIVRRHGLWVEVEINTDVLFPSGVATLSDHAKEVLQQLAAVLNPYPNPIRVEGHTDDRPIRTQAFPSNWELSAARAAGVVHLFMRQGIDPARLAVIGLGEHRPAQSNDTAEGRNANRRVLLVILSGGSLPEGQYAQQRGQQRGNDEDPTDAAREPADASNTADASNTASPAPEEMISAPQEAAGDMSENAASGLPRASGSR, from the coding sequence TTGGCCCGCCGCCATAAACACGAGGAACATGTCAACCATGAGGCATGGGCGATCCCTTACGGGGATCTGATCACCCTGCTGCTGGCGTTCTTCGTCGTCATGTATGCCATGTCCTCGGTGAACGAGGGCAAGTATCGCATCCTTTCCGATTCCCTGGTCGCCGCCTTTCGCGGCTCCCCGCGTACCTTCGCACCGGTACAGGCCGGTGAAAAGCAGGTGGGATCGGGCGCGGATATCCGCATGAGCATCGTACAGCAGGCAATGCTGGAGGGACAGCCGCGCCAGATGCTGGAACCGATGCCGAGGCTGGCGGGAGAGGCGGAACGCCAGGACGCCGGCAATGTAGCCGATAAGAGTTATGCGGCCGAGGCGCTGCACAGCAAAGCAGCCATGCAGGAGCTGGAAACGGTGGCGCAGGAAGTCGAACGCGCCATGGCGGATATGATCCGGGAGAAACTCATCATCGTGCGCCGGCATGGCCTGTGGGTGGAAGTGGAGATCAATACCGACGTGCTGTTTCCGAGCGGCGTCGCGACCTTGTCAGATCATGCGAAAGAAGTATTGCAGCAGCTGGCCGCCGTGCTGAATCCCTATCCCAATCCGATACGGGTGGAGGGTCATACGGATGATCGGCCGATCAGGACGCAGGCGTTTCCTTCGAATTGGGAGCTTTCGGCCGCGCGCGCCGCCGGTGTCGTACATTTGTTCATGCGCCAGGGCATCGATCCGGCTCGTCTCGCCGTGATCGGGCTCGGCGAACACCGCCCGGCGCAATCCAACGATACCGCCGAAGGGCGCAACGCCAATCGGCGGGTGCTGCTGGTCATCCTGAGCGGTGGCAGTCTGCCGGAAGGACAATATGCGCAGCAGCGAGGGCAGCAGCGAGGGAACGATGAAGACCCGACCGATGCGGCGCGGGAACCTGCCGATGCTTCCAATACAGCCGATGCTTCCAATACAGCATCTCCCGCGCCGGAGGAGATGATCTCCGCTCCGCAAGAGGCGGCAGGCGATATGTCGGAGAATGCGGCGTCGGGGCTGCCGCGCGCCAGCGGATCACGGTGA
- a CDS encoding flagellar motor protein produces the protein MDVLSLIGLLLAATAILGGAILKGAGVKALLSSAAFMIVIVGTVAAICVQTPLPVMKRALRLLPWLFRPPTIGRHVLVQKMVEWSNTARKQGLLGLEPMIEQEHDEFVRKGLQLVVDGSEPDVIRNVLEVDLNVREQADTRAAKVFEGMGIYSPTLGIIGAVMGLMAVMQNLADPSKLGHGIAAAFIATIYGIGMANLFFLPAANKLKVAIQAQSEAREMVIEGMISIAQGENPRSIESKLQGYLH, from the coding sequence ATGGATGTCCTGAGTCTCATCGGCCTATTGCTCGCCGCCACCGCAATCCTGGGCGGCGCGATACTCAAGGGAGCCGGTGTCAAGGCACTGCTGTCGTCGGCAGCGTTCATGATCGTGATCGTCGGTACGGTGGCGGCGATTTGCGTGCAGACGCCGTTGCCTGTCATGAAGCGCGCCCTGCGGCTGCTGCCCTGGTTGTTTCGGCCGCCGACCATCGGGCGTCATGTACTGGTGCAAAAAATGGTGGAGTGGAGCAATACCGCGCGCAAGCAAGGCTTGCTTGGCTTGGAGCCGATGATCGAGCAGGAGCACGACGAGTTCGTACGCAAGGGTTTGCAGCTCGTGGTGGACGGCAGCGAACCGGACGTGATCCGCAACGTTCTCGAGGTCGATCTCAACGTGCGCGAGCAGGCCGATACGCGAGCGGCAAAGGTATTCGAGGGCATGGGCATATATTCGCCGACCCTGGGCATCATCGGCGCGGTGATGGGTCTGATGGCGGTGATGCAGAATCTGGCCGATCCATCCAAGCTCGGTCACGGGATCGCGGCGGCATTCATCGCGACCATCTACGGTATCGGCATGGCGAACCTGTTTTTTCTGCCGGCGGCCAACAAGCTCAAGGTTGCGATCCAGGCTCAGAGCGAAGCGCGCGAGATGGTCATCGAAGGGATGATTTCGATCGCTCAGGGCGAAAATCCTCGCAGCATCGAATCGAAGCTGCAGGGCTATCTGCACTAA